From a region of the Helianthus annuus cultivar XRQ/B chromosome 5, HanXRQr2.0-SUNRISE, whole genome shotgun sequence genome:
- the LOC110942880 gene encoding alanine--tRNA ligase-like, with product MKNRLPCWYRRCEKFIYSGTILTRMQMTLKLLICLRRSHIHIIYYLIPMKGTSMIVLVFEVGDANKDHACWEGPEVMDTQRTVIKIDRNNPGTEVAAETAAALASASLIFVCFFIMQVDLVGWYYDAGDNIKFGFPMAFITTMPSWSVLEFGGVMKSELGNAKTAIRWAAVFGKVYPDPVRIVAIGRQVDELLVDPENEQWSSISAELCGGTPISNTREAKAFALLSEEGIAKGIRRVTVVTTDYAFEAIKKASEHELEVDLASKLEGSLLEQVWVRMRMLTFGQISLIQVPLTALGEMFEAATSIRSWLLR from the exons ATGAAGAATAGATTACCTTGCTGGTATAGAAGATGTGAAAAGTTTATATATTCAG GTACCATCCTGACAAGAATGCAAATGACCCTAAAGCTGCTGATATGTTTAAGGAGATCACATATTCATATAATATATTATCTGATCCCGATGAAAGGAACCAGTATGATAGTTCTGGTTTTTGAG GTTGGTGATGCGAACAAAGATCACGCATGTTGGGAAGGACCCGAAGTCATGGATACACAAAGAACCGTTATAAAAATCGACCGAAACAACCCCGGAACTGAAGTTGCAGCTGAAACAGCTGCTGCTCTTGCTTCTGCAAGTttgatttttgtgtgtttttttataaTGCAGGTGGATTTAGTAGGTTGGTACTATGATGCCGGTGATAATATTAAGTTTGGGTTTCCTATGGCGTTCATCACCACAATGCCGTCGTGGAGTGTGCTTGAATTCGGTGGTGTGATGAAAAGTGAGCTGGGTAATGCCAAAACCGCTATTCGGTGGGCCGCTGTTTTCGGTAAA GTGTACCCTGATCCAGTTAGGATTGTTGCCATTGGCCGACAAGTGGACGAATTATTGGTCGATCCTGAAAATGAACAATGGTCGTCGATATCTGCAGAACTTTGTGGCG GGACCCCTATTTCAAATACACGCGAGGCGAAAGCGTTTGCACTCTTGTCTGAAGAGGGAATTGCTAAGGGGATTAGACGAGTTACTGTCGTAACAACCGACTATGCTTTTGAAGCTATTAAAAAGGCGTCTGAGCATGAGCTGGAAGTTGATCTCGCATCTAAACTGGAAGGAAGCCTGCTTGAACAG GTGTGGGTGAGAATGAGAATGTTGACTTTTGGTCAAATTTCACTTATACAGGTCCCTTTGACTGCTTTGGGTGAGATGTTTGAAGCTGCAACAAGTATTAGGAGTTGGCTGCTGAGGTAA